Part of the Pseudomonas sp. ADAK13 genome is shown below.
GATGGCGAGGCCATAACGCGCCACATCGTTTTTCGGGTTTTCATCCAGCTGAGCCTGGAAGCGTTTGGCTGCCAGGCCCGGAGTGTCTTCGTAATACAACTGCACACGAGCGCGGATCAGTTGGTAGCGCAGGCTGTCCTCAATACCGCCCGGCTTGGCTTGCTCCGCGCGGTTGCGGGTGTCTGCGATCCGCGATTCGGTGACCGGGTGAGTCAGCAGGAATTCTGGCGGCTTGGCGTCAAAGCGGTACTGGCGCATCAAGCGCTCAAACATGGTCGGCATGGAGCGCGGGTCGTAGCCGGCCTTCTCCAGGTTGAGGATGCCGATACGGTCAGCCTCTTGCTCGTTTTGCCGGGAAAAGCGACGTTGTTCCTGGATGGCGGCGGCCTGGCTGCCGGCAATCGCGGCAATGCCCGCATCGCCTGCACCCGCGGCAGCGGCAATGATGCCGCCGAGCAGCGCAGCCATCATCGGGATTTGCATGCGTTGCTGCGCTTCCACGCCCCGGGCGAAGTGGCGTTGGGACAAGTGAGCCAGTTCGTGAGCCAGCACAGAGGCATATTCGCCTTCGGTCTGGGCATTGAGAAACAGGCCGCCGTTGACCCCGACGATGCCGCCTGGTGCGGCAAACGCGTTGAGTTGCGGGCTGTTGATCAGAATGAATTCCAGGCGCCGGTCATTGACCTGGCTGGTCTCCACCAGTTTGTAAACGCTGGTTTCGACGTAATCCTTGAGTTGCGGGTCGTTGAGTTGCGAGACCTGGCCACGCAGGTAGGCGAGCCATGCCCGACCCAAATCGTATTCCTGTTTTGGCGAGACAATGGCAGAACTGGCGTCGCCAAGTGACGGCAGGTCGTCGGCGAAGCCTGGAGAGGCAAGCAGGCAAGCCAGCGTCAGCAGGGTAGGGCGCAAAAAAGTCATGCACAAAGCCTTTCGACAAAGAGCTTACTGTAGCCGGACACTGAGCTTCGGACCAGATATTCTAAGCGCCCCCGACGCCCACCCGGAGCAAAACCATGACCGACGCTGTAGCCTTCGATGCCGAACTGGATGCCAGTGGCCTTAACTGTCCGCTGCCCTTGCTCAAGGCCAAGCTGGAACTCAACCGGCTGGCCAGCGGCGCGGTGCTCAAGGTGATCGCCACAGACGCGGGTTCCCAGCGGGATTTCCGTACATTTGCCAAGCTGGCCGGCCACACCCTGTTGCATGAAGAAGACGAAGCGGGCGTCTATCGTTACTGGTTGCGCAAGGCCTGAATCGCTTGAATGTGCTGTCCTTATCGCCTGAGGTTTATTGATGTTCAAAGTGTTACGTGACTGGATTCAGCGCTACTTCTCCGACGAAGAAGCCGTGGTGCTGGCCGTCCTGCTGTTTCTCGCCTTTACGGCCGTGCTCACCTTGGGCGGCATGTTGGCGCCAGTACTGGCGGGGATGGTGCTGGCGTACCTGATGCAAGGCCTGGTCTCCATTCTGGAGCGCCTGCGCTTGCCAGGTGGGGCAGCGGTGGGCCTGGTGTTTGCCTTGTTCATGGGGCTGTTACTGGTGTTTATCGTGATCGTGGTGCCTTTGTTGTGGCATCAGTTGATCACCTTGTTCAACGAGCTGCCGGGCATGCTCGTCAAGTGGCAGTCGCTGCTCTTGCTGTTGCCCGAGCGCTATCCGCACCTGGTGTCGGACGAGCAGGTATTGCAGGCGATTGAAGTGGCGCGCGGCGAAATCGGAAAGTTTGGACAATGGGCGCTGACCTTTTCCCTTTCGAGCTTGCCACTGTTGGTCAACATCATGATCTACCTGGTGTTGGTGCCGATCCTGGTGTTTTTCTTCCTCAAGGACCGCGAGATGATCGGTCGTTGGGTGCGCGGCTACCTGCCGCGTGAACGGGCGTTGATTACCCGGGTCGCCGAGGAAATGAACCGGCAGATTGCCAACTACATCCGTGGCAAGGTCATCGAGATCTTCATCTGCGGTGGGGTCACCTACATCGGCTTTGTCGCACTGGGGCTGAACTATGCAGCCCTGCTGGCGCTGCTGGTCGGCGTTTCAGTGGTGGTGCCCTATGTTGGCGCGGTGGTGGTGACGGTGCCGGTGATGCTGATCGCGCTGTTCCAGTGGGGCTGGAGTGATCAGTTCATCTACCTCATGGCGGTGTACGGCATTATCCAGGTGCTGGATGGCAACGTGCTGGTGCCATTGCTGTTCTCCGAGGCGGTGAACCTGCATCCGGTGGCGATCATCTGTGCGGTGTTGTTGTTTGGCGGGTTGTGGGGCTTCTGGGGGGTATTCTTTGCGATTCCCCTGGCGACGCTGTTCAAGGCGGTGCTGGATGCCTGGCCGCGGCAGGAGC
Proteins encoded:
- a CDS encoding sulfurtransferase TusA family protein; this encodes MTDAVAFDAELDASGLNCPLPLLKAKLELNRLASGAVLKVIATDAGSQRDFRTFAKLAGHTLLHEEDEAGVYRYWLRKA
- a CDS encoding M48 family metalloprotease yields the protein MTFLRPTLLTLACLLASPGFADDLPSLGDASSAIVSPKQEYDLGRAWLAYLRGQVSQLNDPQLKDYVETSVYKLVETSQVNDRRLEFILINSPQLNAFAAPGGIVGVNGGLFLNAQTEGEYASVLAHELAHLSQRHFARGVEAQQRMQIPMMAALLGGIIAAAAGAGDAGIAAIAGSQAAAIQEQRRFSRQNEQEADRIGILNLEKAGYDPRSMPTMFERLMRQYRFDAKPPEFLLTHPVTESRIADTRNRAEQAKPGGIEDSLRYQLIRARVQLYYEDTPGLAAKRFQAQLDENPKNDVARYGLAIAQIKGAQFNLARENLKPLLAKAPNDITYNLAQIELDMSNNRLPDAQQRTDRMLTQYPGNYPLNQVRVDLLLKQSRTADAEKALEGLLKSRTDDPDVWYQVAETRGLSGNIIGLHQARAEYFALVGDFKQAIQQLDFAKRRAGSNFPLSSRIDARQRELIDQERMIKDMMG
- a CDS encoding AI-2E family transporter — translated: MFKVLRDWIQRYFSDEEAVVLAVLLFLAFTAVLTLGGMLAPVLAGMVLAYLMQGLVSILERLRLPGGAAVGLVFALFMGLLLVFIVIVVPLLWHQLITLFNELPGMLVKWQSLLLLLPERYPHLVSDEQVLQAIEVARGEIGKFGQWALTFSLSSLPLLVNIMIYLVLVPILVFFFLKDREMIGRWVRGYLPRERALITRVAEEMNRQIANYIRGKVIEIFICGGVTYIGFVALGLNYAALLALLVGVSVVVPYVGAVVVTVPVMLIALFQWGWSDQFIYLMAVYGIIQVLDGNVLVPLLFSEAVNLHPVAIICAVLLFGGLWGFWGVFFAIPLATLFKAVLDAWPRQEPVVAPLL